One Streptomyces sp. CG4 genomic window, GGAGCCGTTCCGGGACTGGTGGCAGCGCACCCACGGCGGAGAGGACGGCGCCAAGTGAGCAGCAGGGACAGGGTCCTGGGCCGGGTGCGGCGGGCGCTCGCCGATGTGACACCGGACGAGCGGCCGTACGAGGAGGCCGTCGGCCGGGACTATCTGCGCGAGCACGGGCGGCGCACGACCGAGCAGACGGTGGAGCTGCTGGCCGACAACCTGGCGGACTACCGGGCGATCGTGCACCGCAGTGGTGCCGAGGAGATGCCGTATCTCGTCATGCGGCTGCTGGCCGCGCACGGCTCGCGGGAGGTGCTGGTGCCGCCCGGGCTGCCGCCGGAGTGGATGTCCGCCGCGGACCCGGTGCGGATCCACGACCGGGCGGTGAGCACACCGCAGCGACTCGACCAGGTGGACAGCGTCGTGACGGGCTGTGCCGTGGCGATCGCCGAGACCGGCACGATCGTCCTGGACGGCTCCCCCGACCAGGGCCGGCGCCGTATCTCGCTCATCCCCGACCATCACATCTGTGTCGTCCGCGTCCCGGACCAGGTGGTCTCCGCGGTCCCGCAGGCTCTTGAACGCCTCGATCCGGCCCGTCCGTTGACCTGGATCTCGGGTCCGTCGGCCACCAGCGACATCGAGCTGGACCGGGTGGAGGGCGTGCACGGCCCGCGGAAGCTGGAAGTGATCCTGCTCGGCTGACGGACCGTGCGGCGCGCCCCGGCGGAGATGGTGACCTCACCCCTTCGGGGCGGATGTCTCGCGGCTGAGGAAGCTGAAGGCGGCCGGGTACAGGCGTGTCCAGGTGTTGTAGTTGTGGCCGCCCGTGGGCAGCACCAGGGTCTGGGTCCGGACCGGGGTGCCGGCCGCGGCCTGGGTGAACTGCTCGATGTAGTGCGGCGGGCTGAGCCGGTCCTGGGCGGACGTGGCCAGGAACAGGCCGACCGGGGCGGTGGTGTGCCGCACCATGTCCGTGGGGCTGGTGCGCTTGCGGAACTCCGGGTCGCCGATCACGCCCTCGTCGCCGGTGAGCGGATCGGGATCCAGTGCGGCGCCGGCCGCGAAGACCTTCGGGTAGGCCAGCGGGAGCCGGGCCGCGCAGAAGCCCCCGGTGGAGAAGCCCATCACGCCCCAGCCCTTGGCTCCGCTCTGGGTGCGGAACTTCTTGCCGAGCAGCTCCGGCACGTCGACCGCCATCCAGGTGGCCACTTTCCGGTTGCGTTGGTCGGTGCAGTCGGTGTCGATGCCGCCCGGGTCGACCGTGGGCATGGCCAGGATGAAGGGATGGCTGGTGCCCGCTTTCATGAGCTGCTCGAATTCCCCGGGCATGCCGCCGTGCTCCAGCCAGGAGGCGGGGCCGCCGGGGACGCCGTGCAGGAGCAGCACCACCGGGAAGCGGGTGTGGCGGTACCGGGGTTCGTTGTACTGCGGCGGTGTCCAGACGATGACCTGCCCGGACAGGGCCGAATGCCGGCCGCGGAAGTACGTGTCCAGCATCCCGGTCTCGGTGTGGGTGAACTTGGCGCGGTCCGCCGGGGGTCCGGGCATGGCCACGGCCCCGTTGTTGCGGCCGAGGAGGTCGTCCCAGGAGGCGTAGAGACCGTAGTCGTTGTTGATCCAGGTCGCGACCACCGAGATGGCGGTGAGCTGGCACAGGCCGATCATCATGAACCGCGACAGCCAGCGCACCGGCTGGGGTCCCCTGACCAGCGACCACAGCGCCATCGTCCCGATCACGCACACTGCCGTGGCCACGATCAGCAGGACGAAAAACGTCGTTCCCGTCAGGCTCAAGAGCCGACCTCCGTCAAGTCCGTGATGAGTGATGATGTCGGGTTGCAACGGAATCACACTCAGGCGCGTTGATCCAAGCCGGTTCTGGCCATGGCTCCTCGCGCCCTCTCGTTCCCTCTCGTTCCGCCTCGTCGCCGAGCGTGCTCCGGTGGGCCCCGTTAGCGTGAGGGAATGATCCGGTTCGAGCAGGTCACCAAGCGGTATCCGGACGGTACGACGGCCGTGGACGACCTCTCCTTCGAGGTGGCCGAGGGCGAGCTGGTCACGCTCGTCGGCCCGTCCGGCTGCGGCAAGACGACGACCATGATGATGGTCAACCGGCTGATCGAGCCGACCTCCGGCCGGATCTACGTCGAGGGTGCGGACATCGCCGCCGTCGACCCGGTGCGGCTGCGCCGCCGCATCGGCTACGTCATCCAGCAGGTGGGCCTCTTCCCGCACCGCACCGTCCTGGACAACACCGCGACCGTGCCCGCGCTGCTCGGCTGGAAGCGGGCGAAGGCACGGGCGCGGGCCGCCGAGCTGCTGGACCTGGTGGGGCTCGACCCGGCGACGTACGGGCCGCGCTATCCGGAGCAGCTGTCCGGCGGGCAGCGGCAGCGGGTCGGGGTGGCACGGGCGCTCGCGGCGGACCCGCCGGTGCTGCTGATGGACGAGCCGTTCGGCGCGGTCGACCCGGTGGTGCGCGAGCAGCTGCAGGACGAGTTCCTGCGGATGCAGGCCGCGGTGCGCAAGACCGTGCTGCTGGTCACGCACGACATCGAGGAGGCCGTCCGGCTCGGCGACCGCATCGCCGTGTACGGGCAGGGTCGCATCGAGCAGTTCGACACCCCGGGCACGGTGCTCGGGGCACCGGCGACCCCGTACGTCGCCTCGTTCGTGGGCGCCGACCGGGGACTGAAGCGGCTGTCGGTCACCGAGATCGAGCCGGACGACCTGGAACAGCCGCCGGTGGCCCGGCTGGACGAGCCCGCCGAACGGGCCGTCGAGCGGCTGCGGGCCGAGCGCGCCCGGTGGGCGGTCGTCCTCGACGCGGACGGCGATCTGCGCGGCTGGGTCGGCATCGACGAGCTGGCGGCGGGCGGCACGGTCGGGGAGCTGACCCACCGGATGACCGCGTGGGTGCCGGTGGGCACGCCGCTGAAGCAGGCGTTCGGGGTGATGCTGCAGTACGACGCCGGGTGGGTCGCGGTGGTGGACGGCGCGCGCTTCCTCGGCGTGCTGACCCCGGCGAAGCTGCACGAGGCGCTGCGCCGCTCGGTGGACGCGGACGCGCGGGGTGTGGCGCGGGGGCAGGTGTCGTTCGACTCGGTGTCGGACGCCTGAGCCCGCGTCGACCCGGTGGCCCTGGTCACTTCAGCAGGCCTTTGTCCTTCAGGTAGGTGCGGGCGACGTCGGAGGCGAGCCGTCGCCAGCTGTCGACCTGCTCGTTCATGGTGGCCAGGTCGGCCGTCGTCAGTACGTCGTTGAGTGTGCCGAGCGCCTTCGTCACGCCCTCGCTGCCCGCGCGGGCGCGGTTGACGACCGGGACGATGTAGTCGGCGTTCTGCAGATGCCTGTCGTCGGCGAGGAGCACCAGTCCGAACTGGTCCAGTGTGGCGTCCGTGGTCGTGGTCAGCACCATCTGGTCCTGCCCGTTCTGCACGGCTCGCTTGGCCTGGGTGGTGCCGACGCCCTTGGGGTCGACGCCGGTGACGTCGATGCCGTAGACCTTCTTCAACCCCGGTGCGCAGTACGGCCGTTGCACGCATTCGTCGCCGGCCGCGAGCCGTACCCTCAGCCGCGCGGCGCCGAGGTCGCCGAGGGTCCTGAGGTGGTGTTCGCGGGCGTAGGCGGCGGTGACCGCGAAGGCGTTCTGGTCGACGGCCCGGCCGGGCGGCAGGACGGTGAGGCCGCGGGGTGTGGCGAGCGCGCGCAGGGCCTTCATCGTCGCGTCGAGGTCGGGTGAGCCGACGGGCTCGGCGGCGGTGCCGTGGGCCTTGGCGTTCAGCCAGTCGGCGAAGGTGGCCGCGTATTCGGGCACGACGTCGATCTGGCCGGACTCCAGTGCCGGTTCGTACAGCTCGCGGTTGGCGACGGTGAGGATGGACGTCTTGTAGCCGGCCTGGTTCAGCAGCTGGGCGTACATCTGGGCGAGCAGGTCGCTCTCGGTGAAGCCGGCCGAGCCGATGGTCAGCTGGTGGCTGTCACCGGGCGGCGCGGTGACCTGGCCGCGGTTCTCCAGGGAGGGACCGGTGGAGCAGGCGGCGAGGGCGAGGAGCAGGAGGGCCGCAAGGACTCTCCTCACGGCCCGCGCCCCGCCCGCACGGGTGCCGGTCACCAGCCGGCCCGCGCCCCCATCGGTGCCGGTCGTCGGCCGCCCCACGCCGCCGTCGGTGCCGGTCCTCATCGGCCGCCCCGCGCCCACACGGGTGCCAGTCGCTCCGCGATCTCGAAGACGGCCTCCACGACGAGCGCGAACACGGCGACGAGCAGGGCGCCCGCGACCACCTGGGGCGTGCTGGCGAGGTTGAAGCCTGCGGTGATGATCCGGCCGAGCCCGCCGCCGCCCGCGAGCGCGGCGATGGTGGCGGTGGCGACGAGCTGGACGGCGGCGATCCGCACCCCGTTCATGATCATCGGCAGGGCGAGGGGCAGTTCCACGCGCAGCAGCATCTGCCGTCCGGTCATCCCCATGCCCCGGGCCGCCCGGACGACGCCGCGATCGACCTCGCGCATGCCGACGTAGGCGTTGGTGAGCAGCGGGGGCACGGCGAACAGCACCAGGGCCGCCACCGTGGGTCCCTCGCCCCACTTGCCGACCGGGGTGAGGAGCAGCAGCACGAGGACGGCGAAGGTGGGGACGGCCCGGCCGACGTTGGAGATGTTGACGGCGAGCGCGCCGCCCTTGCCGAGGTGGCCGAGGACCAGGGCGACCGGGAGCGCGAGCACGCAGCTGATGACGAGACAGACGGCGGTGAGGACGAGGTGCTGGAGCAGCCGGTGCCCGATGCCGTCGTCGCCGGACCAGTGCGCGGGGTCGGTGAGCCAGTGCCAGGCCGCGGTGAGCGTGCTCATACGCGACTCGCCGTCGTGCGCGCCCGCACCCGCCGGGGAGGCACGCGGGTGCGTCCCGCCCGTGTCCACGGTGTGATCAGCCACTGCACAGCCAGCAGGAGCAGGTCGGCGACGACGGCGATCAGCACGCACAGGACGGAAGCGGTGAGCACCTGGGCCTTGAAGTAGGTGTTCATGCCCGCGTAGATGAGGTTGCCGAGACCCCCGAAGCCGACGATCGCGCCGACCGTGACCAGGGAGACCGCCGAGACGGTGGCGATGCGCAGGCCGGCCATCGCGGCGGGCAGGGCGAGGGGGAGTTCCACGGCGAGCAGCAGCCGGATCGGGCCGTAGCCGAGGCCGCGCGCGGCCTGCCGGGTCTCCTCGGGGACCGCGCGCAGGCCGGCGAGGATGTTCCGGACGAGCAGGGTCAGCGAGTACAGCACGAGCCCGGCGACGACGAGCGTGGCCGAGAGGCCGTACACCGGCAGGAGCAGGGAGAACATCGCCAGGGACGGGATGGTGTAGAGGATCGTCGTCACGGCGAGCACCGGACCGGCGGCCCAGCCCCAGCGGCGGGCCAGCACCGCGAGCGGCACGGCGATGGCGAGGCCGATGAGGATCGACACCGCGGTCAGCTGGAGGTGCTGGAGGACCGCGTCCAGGAGGATATGGCGGCGGGTGCGCAGATAGGCGCCGCAGATCCATTCGTTGCGCGCGAGGCAGTCGTCCGGGGGCGCGGTCACGTTTTCATTGGACCGGCCGGGCGAGCGGGTCGGCGCGTTGTGCTGGCCCGTACGGGGGCAGGCGCGGGTGCTAGGTCCTGACTCTGTCGGGGATCTTGGCGGTCTGCTCAGTCTCTGGCGGACCGCCAAGACCTCGGCCGGGGGATCCCGTGCTGGTCCAGGTAGTTCTGGAAGGCGGTCGGCGGCCGTGACGGGGGTGTTTCTCCGGTCGGCGGCCGTCGGCTGAGGCGCTCGATGTTTGCGGCGATGGCTGTGAACACGTGCTGTAAGTGGGCTTTGTGCTGTCCCCGGTAGCGGCAGCGGCGCATGCCGTGTCCGTGGGCGAGTTCGTTGATGGTGCCTTCCACTCCGGAGCGGACCGCGTAGCGGGCCTGCCATTCGGGTGTCTGCTGCTCGGCGCGGACGCGGAGTTGCAGGTCACGGAGTTCTCGCGGGGGAAAGCCCACGCTCCGGGCGTTGTCGGTGGTGGTCGTGCAGCGGGTGCGGACCGGGCAGGGACGGCACTGGCTCTTGGTGAACCGTGCCACGATCAGAGGTGCCGCGGTGGGTGAGGAGGTCGGGTAGGGGCCGTGCCATCCCGCGCTGGTCTCGCCCTGCGGGCAGGTGACCTGGCGGCGGTCGAAGTCGATGTGGAAGTCGTCGCGGCCGAAGCCGTTGTTCCTGCGGTTCTGGCGGGTGGTGTTGACCGGCAGTGGTCCGGTGACCCTGACCTGGTGTTCGCGGGCTGCCTGTTCCAGATGGACCAGGGAGGTGTAGCCGCCGTCGACCAGATGCTCGGCGGGCAGCAGCCCGCGATGCTTGAGCCGGGTGTGGATGCCGGGCAGAGCCTTCGCGTCGTACCCGGTGGCGTCGGTGGTGGCCACATCTGTGATCACGTTGACGCCGTCGGGATCACAGGTTTCGGTGAGGTGTGCGACGAACCCCTTCCAGCGGGTGATGTGTCCGCGGCGCGCGTAGCGGGCCGTCGGGTCGTAGGGCGAGACGACTGCGACGGCAGAGGGCGGCAGCCCGCCGTCCTCGGCGGTGCGCCAGCGCAGGCGGCCGGCCCCGTCGCGGTAGTAGTTCTGCACCATGATCTGCCGCAGGGCTTGGACGCGGGGACCGGACAGGCGTTCCGGCCCGTGCTGCCCGAGGTGCTCGATCAGCCGGACGGCGTCGCCTCCGGTGGCGAGGATTCTGGTCTTGGGGCGGGTGGGGTTCTTGCCCAGACGGACCGGGCGGCCGTAGCGGCGCCCCCACTCCTCGTCGACCAGGCCGGCCAGCAGGTGCGAAGCTGTGCCGGCCAGTTCTTCCAGCGCGGCGCGGACGGCCTCGGTGACCAGTTCCAGCCGGGTCAGGTCGCGGACCGCGGCCAGGACGTGGGTGGAGTCCGTGCGCTGGGTGGTGCGCTCGCGGACGAGACCGGCCTCCTTCAGGCGCGCGAGCGCGAGGTCGAGGAGACGGTCGGCTCGGCCGTCCTCGGTGAGACGGTCGCGGAAGTCGGCCAGCACGCTGTGGTGGAAGCCGGGATCGTCCAGGTCCATGGCCAGCGCGTACTTGAAATCGATGCGGCAGCGAACCGCTTCGGCCGCCTGCCGGTCCGACAGACCGAGGAGGAACTGGAGCACGCAGACGGTGGCCAGCTGGGCGGGCGAGAGGCTGGGGCGGCCGTCACGCGGGTACCAGTCGGCGAAGCCCTCGTCACCCCACAGCCCGCCCAGGTGGTCTCTCACCCACATCGCCGTTGTACCGCCCGGATTGCTCGCCCGCGCCATCTGCGCGGTCAGAGACGGGACTTGCTCACCAGAACGGGCATGGAGCGACAACGAGCACCTCGACAACTGCATCGGTCCTTGAACAGAGCCGAGCATGCCCGTTGATCACGCTGCCCCGCCAGGGATCCTCAAGATCCCCGACAGAGTCAGGGCCTAGTGCATCCCCGCCGCGTCCAGCAGCGCGGTCACCGTCTTCGTGGCGAGTCCGTCGTCCAGGCGTTCCACTCCGGCGCCGGCCCGGGCGCTGGCGCCGTCGAAGACCAGCACCAGCTGGCGGGCGAGCAGCTC contains:
- a CDS encoding alpha/beta hydrolase-fold protein, which produces MSLTGTTFFVLLIVATAVCVIGTMALWSLVRGPQPVRWLSRFMMIGLCQLTAISVVATWINNDYGLYASWDDLLGRNNGAVAMPGPPADRAKFTHTETGMLDTYFRGRHSALSGQVIVWTPPQYNEPRYRHTRFPVVLLLHGVPGGPASWLEHGGMPGEFEQLMKAGTSHPFILAMPTVDPGGIDTDCTDQRNRKVATWMAVDVPELLGKKFRTQSGAKGWGVMGFSTGGFCAARLPLAYPKVFAAGAALDPDPLTGDEGVIGDPEFRKRTSPTDMVRHTTAPVGLFLATSAQDRLSPPHYIEQFTQAAAGTPVRTQTLVLPTGGHNYNTWTRLYPAAFSFLSRETSAPKG
- a CDS encoding ABC transporter substrate-binding protein — protein: MRRVLAALLLLALAACSTGPSLENRGQVTAPPGDSHQLTIGSAGFTESDLLAQMYAQLLNQAGYKTSILTVANRELYEPALESGQIDVVPEYAATFADWLNAKAHGTAAEPVGSPDLDATMKALRALATPRGLTVLPPGRAVDQNAFAVTAAYAREHHLRTLGDLGAARLRVRLAAGDECVQRPYCAPGLKKVYGIDVTGVDPKGVGTTQAKRAVQNGQDQMVLTTTTDATLDQFGLVLLADDRHLQNADYIVPVVNRARAGSEGVTKALGTLNDVLTTADLATMNEQVDSWRRLASDVARTYLKDKGLLK
- a CDS encoding ABC transporter permease translates to MTAPPDDCLARNEWICGAYLRTRRHILLDAVLQHLQLTAVSILIGLAIAVPLAVLARRWGWAAGPVLAVTTILYTIPSLAMFSLLLPVYGLSATLVVAGLVLYSLTLLVRNILAGLRAVPEETRQAARGLGYGPIRLLLAVELPLALPAAMAGLRIATVSAVSLVTVGAIVGFGGLGNLIYAGMNTYFKAQVLTASVLCVLIAVVADLLLLAVQWLITPWTRAGRTRVPPRRVRARTTASRV
- a CDS encoding IS1182 family transposase produces the protein MWVRDHLGGLWGDEGFADWYPRDGRPSLSPAQLATVCVLQFLLGLSDRQAAEAVRCRIDFKYALAMDLDDPGFHHSVLADFRDRLTEDGRADRLLDLALARLKEAGLVRERTTQRTDSTHVLAAVRDLTRLELVTEAVRAALEELAGTASHLLAGLVDEEWGRRYGRPVRLGKNPTRPKTRILATGGDAVRLIEHLGQHGPERLSGPRVQALRQIMVQNYYRDGAGRLRWRTAEDGGLPPSAVAVVSPYDPTARYARRGHITRWKGFVAHLTETCDPDGVNVITDVATTDATGYDAKALPGIHTRLKHRGLLPAEHLVDGGYTSLVHLEQAAREHQVRVTGPLPVNTTRQNRRNNGFGRDDFHIDFDRRQVTCPQGETSAGWHGPYPTSSPTAAPLIVARFTKSQCRPCPVRTRCTTTTDNARSVGFPPRELRDLQLRVRAEQQTPEWQARYAVRSGVEGTINELAHGHGMRRCRYRGQHKAHLQHVFTAIAANIERLSRRPPTGETPPSRPPTAFQNYLDQHGIPRPRSWRSARD
- a CDS encoding betaine/proline/choline family ABC transporter ATP-binding protein (Members of the family are the ATP-binding subunit of ABC transporters for substrates such as betaine, L-proline or other amino acids, choline, carnitine, etc. The substrate specificity is best determined from the substrate-binding subunit, rather than this subunit, as it interacts with the permease subunit and not with substrate directly.) yields the protein MIRFEQVTKRYPDGTTAVDDLSFEVAEGELVTLVGPSGCGKTTTMMMVNRLIEPTSGRIYVEGADIAAVDPVRLRRRIGYVIQQVGLFPHRTVLDNTATVPALLGWKRAKARARAAELLDLVGLDPATYGPRYPEQLSGGQRQRVGVARALAADPPVLLMDEPFGAVDPVVREQLQDEFLRMQAAVRKTVLLVTHDIEEAVRLGDRIAVYGQGRIEQFDTPGTVLGAPATPYVASFVGADRGLKRLSVTEIEPDDLEQPPVARLDEPAERAVERLRAERARWAVVLDADGDLRGWVGIDELAAGGTVGELTHRMTAWVPVGTPLKQAFGVMLQYDAGWVAVVDGARFLGVLTPAKLHEALRRSVDADARGVARGQVSFDSVSDA
- a CDS encoding lactate utilization protein C; this encodes MSSRDRVLGRVRRALADVTPDERPYEEAVGRDYLREHGRRTTEQTVELLADNLADYRAIVHRSGAEEMPYLVMRLLAAHGSREVLVPPGLPPEWMSAADPVRIHDRAVSTPQRLDQVDSVVTGCAVAIAETGTIVLDGSPDQGRRRISLIPDHHICVVRVPDQVVSAVPQALERLDPARPLTWISGPSATSDIELDRVEGVHGPRKLEVILLG
- a CDS encoding ABC transporter permease → MSTLTAAWHWLTDPAHWSGDDGIGHRLLQHLVLTAVCLVISCVLALPVALVLGHLGKGGALAVNISNVGRAVPTFAVLVLLLLTPVGKWGEGPTVAALVLFAVPPLLTNAYVGMREVDRGVVRAARGMGMTGRQMLLRVELPLALPMIMNGVRIAAVQLVATATIAALAGGGGLGRIITAGFNLASTPQVVAGALLVAVFALVVEAVFEIAERLAPVWARGGR